The DNA window GTGAGTAGAATGAAGGTGGTTGAGCAAGCGAGAGCGGTCGCCGGGTGCCGGGCGCCGGACACGTGTCGGAGTGCTGGCTCGCGGTCACACAGTGAATCGTCGCCAACGCGCTCgtgtacaatttattatttacctaaGAACATACGACGACAATCTCGATGATAAATATTTGTGCAGTTATTGTGTTCCGCTGACATCGGAATATAATACACATTACGCTAATATGAGGGGTCGGCGTAAGCGGCCGGCGCTGTCGGCTGGCGCCCGTCTGTGCACCGGCGCGTACACTTAAACGATCACCTTAGAAAACGATAGGAagtcagttttacttataataatttcgcTATTTATTACCTAAGTCGCGTCGGCGCGCCTCGCACCGCGGGGCGAGAGGTCGCGCcgcattcaattttatatataagtctCTAATCGTTCACAGCGGATTGAGATCCGAGCCGAGCCGTTCACGCTGCAGCTCTGTCACTCACTCTGTGGGTATGTGCGCGGTGTGTGCGCCGGGGGCGCGGGGGTCGGTGCGGCGCTCGAGGCTCGCAGCCGTCAGCGCGCGGCGATGCGGCACAGCGCGTGgcgcacggcggcggcggcggcgggcacGGCGGCGCCGCACAGGCCCGATCAGAGTCTGTCCTCTTCCTCCTCCTCCTCGCCCTCGTCTCCCGCCTCCTCGTTCTCCTCCCGGTAGCCCGGGTGTTCGCTGATGGCGTAGTAGTTGCCATTGTATATGACGCCGAGCTCTCTCAGCGCGTCGCCTCTGATCGTCGCCTTAATCGTCCAGTTGTAACAGTCGTCCGACTCTGATTCGCGGTCGAGCCGCTCCACGTCTAGGATCTTTGAGCTGAGCCGTTCCAGTATGATGCCGATGTCCTTTATGGTGAGGTGTCGCTTTTGGTCCACGCTCAGTTGGTCAATCAACAGCAAGAACTTCTCCGATGTGACCGCCTCGTCTTCAACGAGTGTGTTTTCTGTTTCACTCTCAGACGAGTCGCGGTCACCTCGTCGAGCCGATTCTGCATCTAGGAAGCGCACGTGGCCTTTCGGTCGGCCCTGTGGTGAGGCGCGAGGCTGCGCGTCCTGTATGGGCGAGGTAGCGACGCTTTTGTGTACGGCGATCCGGCGTCCTTCCTCATGTAGCGCGCAGCAATGGAAGTCGCACTCGTCTGGCGGTGGCCGTGCGTGTGGCGGGTGCGGCGCAGGcgaggcgggcgcggcgcggcacTCGGACGTATGCACGTGCACGCCGCCCGGCGTGTGCTCGAGTGAGCCGGGCCCGCGCGACAgtcggcgcggcgcggggcCCGGCTCGTCGTGGTTCACGACAGTGATGTGTGGCGGCGGCGGCTGCGGCCGGTCCAGCGACGTCTGGATCACGAGCGAGGGCCGTCGGTCCGGCTTGGCTTGCCGCGAGGGTGAGCGCGCGGCCGGCGACGCCGCGGGCCGCTGGTCCCAATGCAGCACCACCGTGACGCGCCCCTTGTTGTCCATGATCTTCCATGAAGGCGTCTCATCGTGTAACTCGAGCGCGTGGATCGTCTCGCATACTATTTTGGGGATTGCTGATATTGCTGAAAATGGAATAGCATAGAGTCAAATAACGTTGATATGTGCAGGTGTGATATGGTAGATGTGTGCGCACTGACCGGCCTTGATGACGTCGACTCCTGTGGGATACCATCGCTCGCCCTGGCGCAGCAGCAGCAGTACGGTATTGGGTGGTAGCGTACGCCAGTACTCGCCGTCTTCGACCTGCGTGCCGTCACTCTCTAGCACCAGCCGCACCGGCTCACTCGCAGCTACTGACAACTTCTCCTTACCTGCCGTCAGAACACGCAGGTTAACAGGTTCCGTTACTAAGAATACTTATATTACATTCaagtagttttttgttttatcaacGACAACTCATTTGGGTAATTacttactaaaattttaatttaaaaatcaaagtagagaaaacaaatattattaagtatgtaGTAGTATGtgtgttgatatattttttcaattacttaACACCGACATGGTGACCATGATCTATAAGACAATGCAGCTACCAACCGTAAAAATACATTGAATTTGTACAATGAAACTGACCTAACACAACACAACTACTCGCTATGTAAACCCTTAAATGTTTCAAAACCCACTCAATCCGAAAAGTAATGAAGAAAACTTCACAAAGACGGATGTTTATTGGCTAAACGGTGGGAGCGGTGACAACCTCGAACCCGTAATCAGGTCACGAGCGCAACCAACCGCGCAGCCCTGTTGACCCGCTGCTAAACAGTTTACTACAGCCGGACCGACCTCGACTCTGTATTCTAGGTGCCGTAGGACGTTGGAAGCGaactaatagaaatataaaagaaataatatgtattttcttCAATTCTCTTAATGCTAAGATCAGGCGGAATATATGTTTGTTAGCATCTTATTAGTTCAAAAAACCAGAACGTGTATTTGATCAATTTTCTTAGGTAAATATGGCATTATTTCGTTTCACTGCATCGTATATTGCATTTTAGTAAAAGTAGAAGGGAGAAAGAAATTGGCAGTGGTCAAATTCATAGCATATCTTACCCTTCTGCTTCGCTTAACCTGAAAGGAACTAAATTGATATACATATTTGAGAAAACTGTCTAATAGTTAGGTTATTACTCTGCTACCTATTATTGACAACAAAAGTAGCAGCTGTAACCACCCTTGTAATTAAGTTCTCAGAGCGCCCAATGTGCTTTATATCCTAAAACATGAGATTTAAAGtcttctataataattttacatacatacatacatctacAATGTCAAATTGGGAAACAATAGTCTTTGCATATTGCAGGGGTGGTAGAAGGTAGAAAAAATTATTtcaagttaaatattaatttcattgacGTCATCCCAATGTTCCTTAAGGTAGTCAGGTTATTTTTAACCCACTTCACATAATGTTGTTCGTGGAACCGTCCCCACCGATCCCAAACATTCTGATCCAGGTTGAGTGTTTGCTATCCTTGTTATTGCCACTTTGTTTTTCTCCATTAAAaggaattgttatttttattccttattttcgTTAGTTTTATGATTACGATTTTAAATGGTTGTCACCTCTACTAGATAAAATTTGTCGCCAAGTCGATATTAtttatgtcatattataatgtttttaagtaATTGTAATTGTGCTCAGTTTTATTACGGCGAAGTCATTAAATCCGGATCTGATTGGGACTGCACAATGCAATTTCGATCAAGGTACTATTTTATAGAtgtaatatattactattttatagtaCACGAGAAGAGCGCACCCCAAAATTTACAGTACAAACTCATGTAAAACCTCATTactaatacaattttacacaatataaggTTTCActacaaaaaacacaaaatcaaattatcagACAACACGAAACTAAAACGTAAACCTatatatctaaaattttaaaatgccaGTCTTTGGAAAAAATGCATGAAATTTTCCGCTACGTACTTCCTAGAGACGGAAATAGCTTTGCAGCAAACTAATTTTGGAAAAAGCCAGTGGGAGTTGCCGGGCAGCCTCGGTGCGAGTGTCGACCAATGGGTGGCCTATATATAGACTACcggaaaatatgttatattaactGAAAGTCTTTTTCCGGAACAGAAGTTACCATTGTCcattttctgagataaaaagcCTAAATATAGcggcatataatattatatgtaaataaaaatctcgTCATTTACTACTAAGTTGCAGGTGGTAACATATTAGTATTCGAACGGATGGTGGTCACCGTACACAACGtataaaacccgtcatagtggctccCGAAGTGCATTTTGTGCCGGgattagcttgtgtatatccagatatacacaggctcgcGAGGTCGACACTCTACATGGTCtttactccacttatcatcaggtgcagtgggctcGCGTTGACGTgccaatgtaaaaaaaaatagttcagtCTAACAAATCTAGGCATTTCTAATGTTCTAGCTACCATTGGCGCTGTGTCAAGTTTAGTTCTATTTAAACTCTGTAGCTATATTAAAGCTAGAAAAGGTAGGTAGAAGGTAAAAGGTATACACTATACAGGTTTAATTTCCTAAATGACACAAATGTATGTTTGCATCATTTGTTTTGAGTTCGGTTTTTTAAAGTCCGTtgtgatttataataatgataaggctaataattttaggttttttgtaaattaaaaagctATTGTTACTATGTGGTTTGTCTTATGTGAGCCCAGGTTGATCAGGAGAATCAGAAAGCTGTTTGAGGGCGCCACATTTCCTTTTCTGGTTTaaagttaaggtggtagctcaaggtccattttcatacattttgtttcggctttaatctgggtaactaaacaagtattggcaagtaaagaatttaaattcacgtctagttagtgattagttctcgcagttgaaagaaaatgtaaaaataattaataatcatggatatttctggctttaaaatttcgtcatttaaattttaaatatccatgattaaattacatttaactgGACCTaatgagctaccaccttaacggtattagtaaaataaagcagttccatattttacaagACGGAAACGTGTAGTTATTCCAGTTTTATAGACACCAGTTTTCATATTTACTGTAAATTTCACAGCAGTGGGAAAGCTACGTTCTAGTCCAGGGATAAGATTCAAAGTATCGTAAAAGCCAGTTTTAATTGTTGAAATCCATGAGCATTGCCACattcaaaaacacaaaatttagtattttactactaattaaacaaaaaagttGTAAACATatgaatagtaaaaataaacccaattaatcaaattgataataatacaaCGATGAATGATATCAAATGAAACTGAAACGGAAGTAATAGCAACATTAGGGGCCTGTTCACGATGTAAAAGTAAACtctaataattaaacataaaaacggCGACCAATACGAACTCAAaatcccaaataaatagtaaacaagAATGCATTTAGCATTTACTGTCTAACTTAACAGGCCGTTAATGTCACAAGTAAATGACAGTTGTCGAGAATTAAATATGAGTTCGCTTTAGTCTATGTTCAACAATAATGACAAAGCTTGCACCACTGAGATGGCTGAGGTAGGTATTAAGAACACttacttatttttgtattaagtataaaaaaggattatattaaaatagaagatgctaaattataataaaaatttgtaaatatcctTTCAATTCATAAACGATTCAAAGCTGTAGTTATAATTCATTAAACTAGATTAGGTAATGCGAATTGAATGTATAACTTCTAAGTTAAAACGCGTTTTT is part of the Manduca sexta isolate Smith_Timp_Sample1 unplaced genomic scaffold, JHU_Msex_v1.0 HiC_scaffold_2450, whole genome shotgun sequence genome and encodes:
- the LOC119188362 gene encoding uncharacterized protein LOC119188362, which gives rise to MIVEIQEEVRGKRPFKIWDSSRNVRKGLVVTSFEELIHRGKEKLSVAASEPVRLVLESDGTQVEDGEYWRTLPPNTVLLLLRQGERWYPTGVDVIKAAISAIPKIVCETIHALELHDETPSWKIMDNKGRVTVVLHWDQRPAASPAARSPSRQAKPDRRPSLVIQTSLDRPQPPPPHITVVNHDEPGPAPRRLSRGPGSLEHTPGGVHVHTSECRAAPASPAPHPPHARPPPDECDFHCCALHEEGRRIAVHKSVATSPIQDAQPRASPQGRPKGHVRFLDAESARRGDRDSSESETENTLVEDEAVTSEKFLLLIDQLSVDQKRHLTIKDIGIILERLSSKILDVERLDRESESDDCYNWTIKATIRGDALRELGVIYNGNYYAISEHPGYREENEEAGDEGEEEEEEDRL